Genomic window (Ananas comosus cultivar F153 linkage group 16, ASM154086v1, whole genome shotgun sequence):
cactgtaccgcagtactcctgaactgtccacTACAAAGCCCTCTGCCTGTCCCCTCTCTAACTACTCTCGAATTCTCATCtagtacggatctccactctatttctcttggatcctatccaacagagtgggctgcaagaccatagacatcagtcttgcaGTAGACCCAGGAGACATTATCTCGAGCTTCAGTCGCTGCAGCTCCTTGAGTAACAGCCTCTGCTATGTAATCATCGAACTCAAGCTCTGCACTACCTTCCTACTCaatgcatctgccaccacgtttgTCTTGCCGGGacgatactgaatactaatgtcgtagtccttcagtaactccaaccaccggtaCTGCCTCAGTTCAGCTCCCTCTGgatgaacagatacttgagacttttatgatcagtaaaaacctcgcagtgcttgccgtacaagtaatgccgccacaacttcaaagcgaagaccaccgcggcaagctccaagtcatgcgtagggtaatttttttggtaatcctttaactgccgtgaagcataagcaattaccctaccatgctgcatcagcacacagccTAACCCACTGTGCGATGtatcactatagatcacaaatccttcgcccatcacaggaagggcaaggataggagctggcGTCAATCTCTGTCTcactcatcaaagctcctcatgctcagcatcactccgggagtaaatcaagatgtcgtcgatgaagactactacaaatctatccaagaacggttTGAACaccctgttcatcaaatccatgaatgcggcaggggcattcgtcaatccaaaaggcatcactgtgaactcataatgcccgtaccgagtccgaaaagctgTCTTCGGAACATCCTcgaccctcaccctcagctggtggtaacttgactggagatcaatcttcgagaagacacaagatccctacagctgatcaaacaaatcatcaatgcgaGGCAAgagatacttgttcttgatggtcactttattcagctcccggtaatccacacataacctgagcgaaccatccttcttcttcacgaataacaccggcgctctcCAAGGCGACACACTAGGTCTCCCATACCCCCTTATCCATTAGATTCTCAAGCTGCACCTTtaactctctcagctctgccggtgccatcctgtaaggcatcttcgagattggtgcagttccggGAACCACATCAATCATGAACTCAATCCTTCTCTTCGGCGGCATCGTCGTTAACTCCGGGAAAACATATCCGAAAACTCGCACACTACAGggatattgtcacgccccgggaccgctacTAATTTGTCACGGCTCGGgggcgtcgaacagacgccgaacggacagcacctcccctgtccgcccaaggctcaacaacgagattgtgtacaagaattcacccaggatattaaattcaatacatacacaatcaacgggcacaaccagtgccaacAATAAAAGAGCAAGAATCTACAAGCATacacgagtgaaataaagagagtttactaactattacatcacatttgcattcgttttacatttacatcttttccaaaatgaatacataatcatTTCTCAAATACATATGTGGCTCTCCCAACATATAAAGCATCTAGATACAAaatggtactctaatgcataaaagGAAAGCTGGCTATCTACTGCTCGGGCGCTatgcctttgccgcgatcctcgctcggcgCGCCCGCACCCAGCCTTGTAatgaagtggggtgagaactaccttccatagttctcagtgggttcgtccgccaactccgccgatctccccactaggtccaagtgggcaaaagtaataattagatagatagatagatatccaaagtagtaaatgacataataggaaaactatgctactatgctcaTAATCACAAGTAATGAATGTATGCATCATTTAATAagggtttactatcatgctactatgtccaaaTCATGTCCAATAAGCGATGTTTAATGACAATGCTAttctttcatttacccaatctttgGCGAATCCCTTGGGTTCGCCCTcgcctcacatatccatcccgTAGGGTACGGAGACTCAACTTGCTCTCGAACCTGGGACTGTCTACGGACATCAACTCGTCCCcgtcgcccgacactccggagtactcgacgacatggatggctataccaccccggatggctataccaccccaataacagaccgtgagcttgatctatcctctctaCGTGAGGACACCCTAtgaactagggccaacaactctctcggaactcacctattccgacaATCATGCATATGTgcttagctatactaagttctTTGTTCACGAGTCgtttactagggaatccacctgtCCCTAAGTTtacaaacctctagtgtcaaatacactacattaaatgccactcgttttgttCACATATCAATTATATGCCACTCATTATATCACCAATCATCaccgagttcatctctttcctttagcactatagtattcaatgttccgacccaatccttacctatccaatttaccaagtattcaactcacactaggttatcatttagaaagcataaggaaagaaaataacaatgcaatcctactaTGCATATGCAAGAGATGAGATTTCATAAtgttctaagacatagaaaggaacccggttgcttcgggatgacaccccccaccttttgtcgatgtagaggttctagaaatgcttcccaacgaacgttacgacgataTTTCGGCCTCCTAGGTCGAAACTAAGCTTGGTCGaccttgttttgccgataacttttcaccggctcgacgaatcgcaaATCCGACTTCgtcccgcgtttagacacctagcaattaggtttagatgccctcaagtgagatcaatctcataaattttcaaaaaccaccaatttggagccctaggtttgcactatAGCAAAATTCCCaataaaaaccctagattctagcccTAAGCatctattaagcatgctagaggtCTATTTGACCCATTTACAAAGCTAGAATTCCAAACcctagggttctaccatgagaggagttagaagcttacctcccaagcttgctccaatggtgcggagaggaagagagagatgaccaaagccttctctagcttgcttcaccttcttctccttcttcttctccttcttctccttcttctttgcttcaagagagaagagagagctcttagagagagagagatgtgtgtTTGGGGGGgggaatgagagagaagagagggctCAACCCCTCTATACCCCTCAACTTATGTAACAATTGCACCCAAACCCTCAACTTTGCTTCCCTCAACCTGCTCTGCCTGGGCAGTCTTCGCgcacggggactggtccctctacgggaggaccggtccctgagagcatcCCAGGCAGGCAGAAAGCTCTCTGCCAGCttttacgcgtacggggaccggtccctccttccggagaccggtccccgagagcaatgctCTCGCAGGACACTTACGgtaaccggtccctcccgccagggaccagtccccgagagcaacaatGGTGCGCAGAGGGTTTTCCCCGCGCACCCATCCTACGGGAACCGATCCCTtataccagggaccggttctcgagagcaaaatctgtccagtgcagatttttgcacaTTTTGCTCTTACGGGCCCATTGCAATGCACCCTTTGGgtttttgacttcttcggctttttcGAAGCACACCCACttgacaattagtcgattctgtaCGAGGTCCAACTCTCGGGTTTCAAGAATTCACTTTTTTACATCCTGCCCTCCtgaaaaggagtttcgtcctcgaaactaatcgAATTTCTCAACTCAACTTAAACTCATACTCTAttcctcaaacaagtgagggtgatgctttctcatcagatcctcgagttcccaggtggcctcgcgatcatcgtgattgctccaccgaatctTTACATGGGGAATCTCACGATTTCGCAGTTTTCGCACTTCACGAGCGATAATCTTCACCGAAAACTCTTCATAACTCAAGTCTTCTCGAAGTTCTGGCGGTTCATATAACATCGCGTGCTCCGGGTCATGGATGTACTTGCGAACATTGGAGACGTAGAATACATTATGCACATCGGCGAGCTTCAGCGGCAGGGCAAGCCGATAGGCCACCGTGCCTGCTCGCTCCAATATCTTATAAGGCCCgatgtaccggggacttagctttccccgcactccaaatcGCTTCACACCGCGCATCGGTGAAACTTTTAAGAacacgcggtcgcccaccgcgaactctatgtctcgacggcgcctatctgcataacTCTTCTGTCTCGATtccgccgtgagcaatctcttgcgagcaaggcgaaccttctcctccgcttctcgcaaacCATCGGGGCCAAACTCGGCAcgttcacccacatcactccagtgtataggagatcgacacttccgcccataaagagcctcgaacggtgccatctccacactagcatgataactattgttgtaggcgaactcggccatcggtaggtgatcacaccaacttcccttatagtcgatgacatatgctcgcaacatatcctccagagtttgaatggtcctctctgtttgcccgtctgtctgaggatgaaatgcggtgctgaaGTTGAGctgtgtgccaagggcttcctgcaggctcttccagaagtgtgaagtgaatcgggggtcgcgatccgacacgattGACTTTggcaccccgtgcaacctcactatctcatcgaGGTAaacctgcgccaacttgtcaCCTGTCCAcatagtgtggatcggcaaaaagtgagccgacttcgtcaaacgatccacaatcacccaaattgcatcgtggccgcccgttgaacgaggcaagccgaccacgaagtccattgacacatcctcccatttccaaacggggattggtaggctgcAGTTTTTTCGCTAGAAATCGACactccgccttcacttgttggcatactAAATATTTTGCCACGAAGCGTCCAACATCACCTTTCATTcaggccaccaatagtgcattctcaatccttgatacattttggtgccgcccgggtgatcacaATAAGGCGACTAATGTGCCTCTTGCAAGATTAACCTTCGAATCTTTTCATggttcggcacacaccatcgatttcggaaTCGAAGTGCACTACCGGTGTCTATCGTGAAATCGCCGCCACAATCCTTCTCGATGTTGCGTCGCACTTTTTGGAGATCTGGGTCTGCGGATTGCAAATTCTTGATCctttccaacaaggtcggttggacaacaaGCGCAAACAACTGAGCCGAAATCTCGAGAGCAACCACCTCAAGGTTCATTCGCTCCATGTCCAGCCATAGGGGCGCTTGATTTGTAACCCATatagcgaggttcttcgccgacttcctgctAAGTGCATCCGTGACCACATTTGCTTTccccgggtggtaaaggatatcaacatcataatcctttagtagttccaaccaccgccgttgttgCATGTTTAGCTCATTCTGGGTGAATTGATATTTCAGactcttgtggtcggtgtagatctcgcaatgggcaccatatagatagtgcctccacagtttcaaagcgaagatcaccgctgccagctccaaatcatggatggggtagttttTCTCATAACTCTTCAGCTGATGGGACGCATAGACGATTACCTTCCCGCTctgcatcaggacacaccccaatCCCAGATATGATGCGTCGCTGTAAACCACAAAGTCTTCACCCTGCACCGGTAAAAcgagtaccggagtcgaagttagcttttccttcaactctttgaaactccagTCGTACTCCTCGCTccaaacgaacttggtgcctttctgagtcagacgggtaagcgGAATTACTATCTTCGAAAAGCCCTCCACGAGccgtctatagtagcccgccaagcccacgaagtttcgaacctccgtgacattcgtcgggcgcggccaatccttgatcgcctcaacttttctcgggtctacagaaactccacccttgGAAATCACGTGCCCTAGAAACGCGacctctcggagccagaagtcacacttctttagcttagcatatagcttctcctcccgaaggacttgaagcactattcttaaatgctcggcatgctcctcgtcattgcgagaatagaccaatatgtcgtctataaagaccaCGACAAAACGGTCCAAGTACtccctgaagacacggttcatcaagtccatgaacaccgccggggcattcgtaagcccgaatggcatgaccgtgaattcatagtgcccaTACTGCGTACGAAACGCGATTTTCTGTACATCCaccggcttgatcttcagttggtggtagccggactgcaaatctatctttgaatacacacacgacccttgcaGCTGGTCGGATAGGTCGTCAATTCGGGAAAGTGGgtatttattcttgatcgtgactctgttcaactcaCGGTAGTTCacacagagtcgaaacgatccatccttcttccgtacaaacaacaccggggctcccgaCGGTGATACGCTCGGCCGGATAAACTGTTTGTCAAGGAGATTTTGTAACTGACCTCTCAACTCCTtcagttccgccggcgccattcggtacggagccttcgagatcggtgcggtaccgggaatcaagtctatgacgaactcgatctcccgatccggcggtatccccggtaactccgcgggaaacacatcgGAGAATTCCCGCACTACCGACAACAGgccgaagtcctgcagctgccctaacaccaacaggtctgcgggcaagATCCATGAATCCagctgcaccggacacgaccaacaatactctgcaacctgtaaaacatgatATGGGATCTGTACCTCTCGTGCTTGTGAAAAagaccctaactctagaccatgtaaTGATATAAATGCTTCACTAATGAAAGAATGTGATGCACAGGTTTCAACTAATGCACAACTTAAataccaaaatcaaaataatacctgccaccactcgatCTGCGGCCGCGGAATCTTTAGTCTGCACTTCGTACATGCTACCACTTGATGCCAGCCCTCGCTGCTCACTCAGCTGTAGCACTGCAACTTCATCCGCCTGTCTGTAGCTCAGCGATGCCTCAACAGCCTCCTGAAGTGCTGGCGGTACTGACGCCGTggatggtgctggagatgctgctcggggacaggCTGTCCTCATGTGTCCAGACTGACCACAAGTAAAATAGCGGCCTTctctctgctcacactgtcggggccagtgtggtcccccgcaaatcacacactgcggcATCCTCGGTGTCTGTCCCTACTGATGGGATCCCTTGGAACTCTTACTCCCtaaagacccacgaccctgagagtgTGATCGTGGAGGTTTCGGCAgacgcctgctgctcgactgtcctccgtcGTCTAAAGCTGGgtgcttcctgtcctgactctgtcccGCTGTCTGTGTCCGCTCACGGATCGATGTATCACCTCTCTCAACCCAAAGTGTCTGCTGCACAGATGCTCTTGGATCAACACCCGATCACTGAGTAACAAtctcgcacatcctctgcaAAAGTACACCCTGCTGTCTGATCACCTCAGTCAAGGCAGCCAACTGCGCACTCACGTCAGGGGGTGCATTCGCCTCCGGTCGGGTACTCTGCTCCATAatagggggtgcactcgccacCGGCACTCTGAAGGTACGGTACGGTCCTGCGTCAACTGCGCACGCTCCTGTGTCGACGGTCGGCCTCTGCGAAGATACATAGCTACAAGAAACAGAATGGGTCTGTAAcgcactagacctttgcaaattatgaggttcgagtgtttgatcagtgttctgagttttttcaaatattctgGATGATCGTTGACAGGGTTTCGACCTATaactcgtatcccgagaattgtagtttTCAAGTAGCACTAAGGTCGCCAAAATGAtagacttaggctgctctcgggttgcattTTGCGAGGCTGTGCActggtacaccttgatggttgtaccggtacagaacgtgtaccggtgacaactcgatggttgtactggtacagatAGGTTTTTCTGCCAACCCAAGCCTCGGGTTCGGGCATACGctgggtttgtaccggtacactttctcgtGTACTAGTACACTTTGTTGAAAAGGCTGATTTTGTTGGGGgttgtatttgcaattgttgcaactctATATAACCCACCCGAACCCCCTTACAGAGCCCTTTTGAGCCCTATTTCGTGGAGAAACCAGGTGAGGCTTTCTTCTTTGATTTTTGCTCTATTTTGCTTAGTTTTAGTCTTGATGTTAGTTGGACTGCATCAGAGATCTCAACTTTCTACTTTTCCTTGTAGTCTTAAAgctatatttttacaaatagagtttttattaatttcaaatttggacTATTTAAACTGATACAAATTTTCAGCATGTTTTATTGTTTTCGGTAGGCGGTGCATTTGGTGGAAATAGGGGAGCGAGACCTATACCTCCAGAAAAAGGTGTATTTCCTTTGGATCATTTGCATGAGTGTGACTTGGTAGGAGAAGTGCActatcttttttgtttcttgtaattttttttcatttgaggGAAACTGTCTTTGATGATGAGATCCTTCTATTCTAgaatgtattatttattattcataaTTCACAGTAAAAGGGATAGAATATGTGAGATTTATGTCTTAACGCAGGAAAAGAAAGAGTACGTAGCCTGCTTGAAATCATCAGGCTTTCAGTCGGAAAAATGTAGGCACTTCTCGAAGAAGTACTTGGAATGTCGCATGATGGAGAGGTTTGTAATTCTTCCTCCCTGATTTTTGCTGTTGGAAAAATTACATTTCTATTATAGAGTTCTTTGGAGTTACAAATCATCGaggagtcaaaaaaaaaaaacaacttgagCAAAATAGTGGTGCCACAAATCCTAAGGTATAACACAGCAAAGATTTTTCTTCTACGATAACAAATATTTGTtaatagtttattaaatttCCTGTCGACAATCTCTTACacgcatgtttggttcatgattaaAATGGGAATGAAAAATGGAATTGGATTGTATTGGAATAGAAAATGGGAATAGAAAATGGAATGGAGAATCATggaaaaatgtttggttcattattggaatggaaataaACATCTAGAATTTTGGAATGGAACATCTAGAATTTTGAGTGTGTTTCGgttaagagagagaaattgaaaTAAACATCTAGAATTTTGAGTGTTTCGGTTAAGAGAGAGGAGACTGATGAAAGGGAGAAGAGGGGGATGTGTTTGCAAGAAAAGTTTTTGAGTCATTTACTTACGACTAGGCCAATCCGGGATTCAAAGCCCGATTGGGCCATACATGAATTGAACCATTCCCATTTtagagtggaatgggaattaGGATCCAATTCCTGTAGAACAAACAATAATATTTGAAATCGATGAATCTCATttcgattccatagtctaaaataggtgaaccaaacaagccctaaatatTTGAATACTAGTTCtaaacccttctctctctctctctctctctctctcttcagaAACTTGATGGCGAAACAAGACATGTCGGAGCTTGGGTTTGGCAAGGAAGATGAAAGAGATCCTTATGAAGAGTCAAACATCAAAATCAACAATCAATATAACCCTTCAActgagaagaagaaaatagcTCCTTGATTCATTGATGATTCTTAACCTTGATATCAtgtctattattatatatattatagtctGAAAAGTAATAACAGAAATGAATTTTGAGGGGTATTAGGTATGTAACCTTGGTAAATTGAAATCTTTTAGCATAAATAGGAATGGAACATTAGCTAATTTCGTATATTTGTTCTTGACATCTAAAACTGAGAGCTTGTACTCGCATTATTGAGAGCCTTCAGTGAAATGGACCATGTGTACAACTTTTGCTCAGTTAAGACAAAAGTTCATTCGGCTTCTGAGAGAATAATTTTGTTTTCCTGGATTGAAATTTCGGCATAATATTTAGCTCAGTTGTGTTTTTCTTGATCTGTAGGGGATTCACTTTCAGACATTGTTAAAAAGACATGGAGCAAACATCTTTCTCCATGATATTCTGCTTGTCCAGTTTGATTTTGCCTTGTGATTGTGATGATGCCTCATATAAGTCCTGTACAGGGATTTAAATACCCATAGACATGGGTCATATCCACCATCCggtatcgtgccaacaaaatatcagCACCGATACAGTTCTCGTGTCGATGacatagtttaaaattttctattctttaaattagtaaataatcttctcaataaaatttaaacgatttgataaaaatatatactaagcaattaaaatattttattactaaaagcataaatatttcatgtcattaTGTGTTggtacacatgtattttttgtgaccggaaTGTATCAGTATGGCGCGACATACATTGGCACAGTGTGGCGCGGTACGCACTGTGCCGTGCCATGATGCATCAGTATGGCGCGACATACATTGGCATAGTGTGGCGCGGCACGCACTGTGTCGTGCCATGTCAGCAAGTGTTTGGCATGATTTCATATCATGACACTTAAATCTTTGGTCTTGTAGTGTTTTTTTCCTTCTGgcactttttctcatttaattatttttacatttagtgtttctttgaatttttcttggttgcaaaataggtattttatttgaGTCCGCTGCAAGGTTATACTACAAATTATTGAGGATGGCACATTCCACCGCAATTTCATGACTATCTATCTAAGAGAATAGGACTAAAAACCTTATGTCCTGTGTGATTGTTGATGCTTTTCTCCACCATTTGCTCTTTGAATTTATTAAGTAGATACATTTAGTATCTTGTTTAAAACCAAAACATCAAATCATAAtagatttgaattaatttataatttcataaattCATCTGAATTAATTCTGAAcctgaaattttttgtttggaatgAAAGGATTGAATGGGATACCTCCatttatttttcctcttttgtcaTTAATCACATTCACACTGCTTATAAaaaagagtaaacttcaaataccacccctatggtttcgcactttctcactttagtatcttgtggtttaaagtgtatcaagttagtgtNccaagcccttggtactattgagttttcagccgttggatgaatagatgtgcggttaggatgatagtggtccccggtcaAATTGTTagtagtcccctagggttgagtgggtggttggtttaatagtataatctaacgggtggaaatgatcaaagggtagatctaactgtagaaaactcaatagtaccaagggcttagtactatcgatagtatagtagccggactctctctctctctctctctctctctctctctctctctctatatatatatatatatatatatatatatagtccggctactatactcttatgagtacgatcgccttcgtactcataagtcgttttcgttgatagagcttccgaatcgacgattcatactgttaaacattttctagagcatttaaaatttctagaaactacattttataatttttcaatatcatttaccttacgatcaatagctcacaaaattaataatttttaacggccgatatgtgatacttgctagtttaacggtgtaaaagaatcggaatagcttgaatttttttatagaaatatctatttattacctagataaagatcaataaccccgatattaaattgaaggatccgatcatccattctTAGGACGTTGTTTAATTTTGACcattaattttatatccgcttgattgactttataatgatttcgaaaagttatgaaatttattttctagaagtttcaaat
Coding sequences:
- the LOC109722580 gene encoding cytochrome c oxidase assembly protein COX19-like, which codes for TDTNFQHVLLFSVGGAFGGNRGARPIPPEKGVFPLDHLHECDLEKKEYVACLKSSGFQSEKCRHFSKKYLECRMMERNLMAKQDMSELGFGKEDERDPYEESNIKINNQYNPSTEKKKIAP